The sequence AATTTATGAAATGAATAATGGCTGCATTTGCTGCACTGTTCGCGGTGATCTTATCCGCGTTGTAGAAGGCTTAATGCGGCGGCCTGGTCGTTTTGATGCTATTTTGGTTGAGACCACTGGTCTTGCTGATCCCGTTCCTGTCGCGCAAACATTCTTTATGGATGAAGATGTTCGTTCTAAAACCATGCTTGATGCGGTTGTCGCATTGGTTGATGCCAAGCACTTGCCGCTTCGCCTTAAGGATAGCCGTGAAGCTGAAGATCAAATCGCTTTTGCTGATATTGTCTTATTAAATAAGACTGATCTTGTTAATGCTGACGAGCTTGCATCGGTTGAAGCAACAATTAGGGCTATTAATCCAACTGCTGTCATTCACCGCACCGAGCGTGCCTCAATTGATCTTGCTAAGGTGCTCGACCGTGGCGCATTTGATTTAAAGCGCGCCCTCGATAATGATCCTTACTTCTTAGAGCATGGTGAAGAAGGTCACATTTGCGGCCCCGATTGCGGCCATGACCACAGCCATGAGCATAATCACGATCATAGCCACAGCCATGAGCATAGCCATCAACACGATCACGGTCACCATCATGAGCATGGTGCGGCCATTCATGACGTTACCGTGCAATCGGTGTCACTGCGTAGTGGGGAACTTGATCCAGCAAAATTTTTCCCATGGTTGCAAAATGTAACGCAAGCCCAAGGGCCAAATATTTTGCGCCTTAAAGGTATCATTGCTTTTAAAGGTGATGAAGACCGTTATGTGGTGCAAGGGGTTCATATGATTATTGAAGGCGATCATCAACGGCCATGGAAAGACGGTGAGAAACGTGAAAGCCGTCTTGTCTTTATCGGTCGCCAATTGGACGCTGAAAAATTAAAATCTGGCTTTGAAGCCTGTGCGTGAGAGGTTTTATGCCGACAATAGCTCCAATTGATATTCAAAGCCATTGCCTGTTAGCTGGCTTTCTTGATGATAAGCCATTTTTTATTTCGGCTGATGGTGTTCTGCATCATTTAGGCGAAGGCGAAAAGCAAATTGAGATCGGCAATGGTATTGCTAGCGCCAAAATTGCCGAAAACGGTCGTTTTGTGCTTACTGGCGGTGAGGATGGCCGTTTATGTAAGGTGAATGCCGATTTTTCCGTTATTGAATTGGAAAAAATTGGTAATAAATGGCTTACAGCCGTGGCAATTGGTCCTGATGATGCCTTTGCTTATGGTACTGGGCGCGTCGCCTATGGTAATGTACAGGGCAAAAGTCAAGAAATGCCCCATGAGCGCAGCATTGAAGATTTGGCTTTTGCGCCAAAAGGTCTTCGTCTGGCGCTTGCTCATTATAATGGTGTTACATTGCATTGGCTTGGTACGGAAAGCAAACCCGTGTCGCTTGAATGGAAAGGCGCCCATACAATGGTGAATTTTTCACCCGATGGGCGCTTTCTCGTCACGGCGATGCAGGAAAATGCCTTGCATGGTTGGCGGCTTGCTGACAATCAACATTTACGCATGTCTGGCTATCCTGCTAAGGTTAAAAGCTGGTCATGGAGTAGTAAGGGGCGTTACCTTGCAACGTCCGGTGCGCCTGCGGCCGTAGTTTGGCCGTTTTTAGGCAAGGATGGTCCAATGGGTAAAGCCCCATTAGAGCTTGGCACGAGAGCCAATATATTGGTGACATGTGTTGCTTGTCATCCAACTGAAGAAATGGTGGCCGTTGGCTATGAAGATGGCATGGTGCTTTTTGTGCGTTTTGCTGACCAAAAGGAAGCATTGTTACGTCGCCCAGGGCAAGGGGCTATCAGCTCATTGGCTTGGGATAAAAGGGGCGAAAGACTGGCTTTTGGTTCACAAGCAGGTGATTGCGGTATAATTGATATAACTGGGTAATTTTCTACCTGTCGTTTAAGATTTAAAAGGCATTTTCATTTTTTAAAAAATTGAAAATGCCTTTTATTTATGCGATTTTTTAATTCTTAAGCCTTATCGAGAGTTGGATAGTCGGTATAGCCTTCTACTCCTTGGCCATAAAGCTTGTCGGCTTTTAACTCATTAAATGGCCCATTTTGCTTTAATCGTTCAACAAAGTCAGGATTAGCAATGAAAGGTCGGCCAAAGGCGACGAGATCAGCATAGCCGCTATCAATGGCTTTTTCCGCCATGGCGCGATCATAGCCATTATTGGCAATCCACGCAGCTTTACCCCCTGCATCGCGATAATGTTGGCGTAAACGATGATAGTCAAAGGGATACGGAGCCTCTTGATAATTACGGTCTGCCCCTGTTGCTCCTTCGATAATATGAATATAGGCAAGGTCATAAGCGGCTAATTCATCAATCAGCGCATCAAATAATGGCTGCGGATCATTATCATGAGCATCGTTAACCGGGGTTACCGGCGAGATGCGAATAGCGGTGCGATGGGCGCCAATTTCGCTAATAACCGCTTCAACAACTTCCAAAGTTAGGCGGATGCGGTTTTCGATAGATCCACCATAATCATCATTGCGCTTATTGGAATTTTCACGCATGAAGGAATCAAGCAAATAACCATTAGCGGCGTGGATCTCTACTCCGTCAAAACCGCCTTCTTCTACCGCGCCTTTAGCTGCGCGTTTATAGTCTTCAATAACACGGCTAATCTCGTCAAGACGCAGCGCGCGCGGCTCAGACGTTGACGCAAATTCTCCTTCACCCTTATCATTGCGTATATATGTGTGGGCATCGGCTTTAATTGCTGATGGGGCAACAGGTGCACCGCCATTTGGTTGTAAGCTCGTATGGGAAATGCGACCAACATGCCAAATTTGAGCAAATATCTTGCTACCTTTTTCATGAACTGCACTGGTTACTTGTTTCCAGCCAGCTAATTGTTCTTTGCTGTAAAGGCCGGGAACATCAATATAACCTTGTCCTTCTTGGCTAATGGCAGTGCCTTCAGAAATAATGAGACCTGCACTAGCGCGCTGGCTATAATAAATGCGGTTTAACTCATTAGCAATGTTGTTGGGCGAGCGATTACGTGTAAGCGGCGCCATAACAATGTGGTTTTTTAAGTTTAATGTATTAGATTTAAAGGGTTGAAATAATTTGCTCATTCTGCCTATCCTTAGTAACTATAATAAAGAGATAGGGCTTAAAAGGCAGTTTAAAAAGAAGTGAGAGATAATTTAAATGGCTTTCTTGATCACGATTGCGCCATATTAGTGATAAAAGATATTGAGTAGGTTTTTAACAATGAACGAAAAATTCAAGTCTAATGCTTTCCTTAAGTGTTAAAAGGTATTAGAAGTTAAAAACAATTTCGAAATAAGATTTAAAAAGTGAATTAGTGTTTGATGACAATGAGTGTTTCGCAAAATAATAACCCGGCTATGAGTCAAGTATTTGATATCGCTAAAATTATTTCCACCGAAGTTAATGCCCGCCGTGAGCAAGTGGATGCTGCTATTGCATTGATTGATGAAGGAGCAACAATTCCCTTTATTGCGCGTTATCGTAAGGAAGTAACTGGTGGCCTTGATGATACGCAATTGCGTTTGCTTGGTGAGCGATTAACCTATTTGCGAGAGCTTGAAAGTCGCCGATCGACTATTTTGCAAAGCATAGAAACACAAGGAAAGCTAACGGATGATTTGCGCAATAAGATTGCTGCCATCACCACTAAATCAGAGCTTGAAGATGTCTATCTGCCCTATAAGCCAAAACGCCGCACTAGGGCGCAAATTGCCCGCGAAAATGGTTTGGCGCCCCTAGTTGATGATATTTTTAATAACCGCGATAAATCACCAGAAGTTTTAGCGAAGTCCTATATTAATGATAAGGTTGCAGATACTAAATCTGCTCTTGAAGGTGCGCGCGATATTATTGCGGAAAATATGTCAGAAAATGCTGATCTATTAGGAATTTTACGCCAATATATGAAAGATCATAGTGTTCTTCATGCCCGTGTTGTTGATGGTAAGCAGAATGACGGTGCAAAATTTGCCGATTATTTTGACCATAGTGAACGCTGGGCAACTGTGCCAGGTCACCGTGCCTTGGCGATGTTGCGCGGCCGCAATGAAGATATTCTAGCTCTTGATTTAGAACTTGATATTGATGATCCAGCACCAATAAAGCCGGCGCAAAAACTAATTGCAAAAGCCTATGAAATCGGTTCAAATCTGCCGGGTGATTTATTCCTGATGGATGTTGCAGGTTGGGCTTGGCGGGTAAAACTGTCACTATCCTTAGGGCTAGATCTTATGCGCGAAATGCGTGAACGTGCAGACCAAGAAGCGATTGATGTTTTTGCCCGTAATTTAAAAGATTTGCTTTTGGCAGCTCCTGCTGGTTCGCGCACCACAATTGGGCTTGATCCGGGTATCCGTACAGGCGTTAAGGTTGCCGTTATTGACAAAACGGGCAAATTGCTTGAAACGGCAACTATTTATCCTTTCCAACCGCGTAATGACATTACTGGTTCAAAAGCAGTGTTAGGTGCATTGATTATGCGTCATAAGGTCGAACTGATTGCTATAGGCAACGGTACTGGAAGCCGCGAAACAGAAAAGCTGGTTAATGATCTTCTTAAAGATGTACCAGAGCCTAAGCCAATTAAGGTTATTGTGTCAGAAGCTGGTGCATCGGTTTATTCCGCATCTGAACTTGCTGCGCGTGAATTCCCAGAGCTTGATGTGTCATTGCGCGGTGCAGTCTCTATCGCACGGCGTTTGCAAGACCCATTGGCAGAGCTTGTAAAAATTGAACCAAAATCCATCGGTGTTGGTCAGTATCAGCATGATGTTGACCAATTCCAATTGGCGCATTCGCTTGATGGGGTGGTTGAAGATGCGGTGAATGGTGTTGGTGTTGATCTAAATACCGCATCAGCTCCACTCCTTTCACGGGTTTCAGGTCTTGGCAAATCCTTGGCGGAAGCGGTCGTTGCCCACCGCGATCAAAACGGCCCATTTAAAAGCCGCAAAGGCTTGTTGGATGTAGCGCGCCTTGGTGCAAAAGCATTTGAACAATGCGCCGGTTTTTTGCGTATTCGTGATGGCAGTGAACCGCTTGATGCATCTAGCGTGCATCCCGAAGCCTATGATGTGGCACGTAAAATTGTAGCATCTTGTGGGCGTGATGTCCGTGATCTTATGGGCGATAGTGCAGCGTTAAAAAATATTGATCCTCGTGAGTTTGTGTCAGGGCGTTTTGGCTTGCCAACTATTCGCGATATCTTGTCAGAACTAGAAAAACCGGGACGCGATCCGCGCCCAGAGTTTAAAACCGCAAGCTTTACCGATGGTATTGAAGATATCAAGGATTTAAAAGTTGGTATGGAGCTTGAAGGTACGGTTACCAATGTCGCTGCCTTTGGTGCTTTTGTTGATATTGGCGTGCATCAAGATGGCCTCGTGCATATTTCTGAAATTGCCGATCGGTTTGTTAAAGACCCTCATGAAGTGGTTAAGGCTGGCGATATTGTTAAGGTAAAGGTTTTGGAAGTGGATGCACCACGAAAGCGTATTTCGCTTTCTATGCGTAAAGAAAATCCAGGTAGCGGTGCTGCGCAATTGCGTAATAATCATAGCCAAAGCCACCAAGCTGCGCCACGTCAAGCTAATGCGAATAACCAAGGCAAAGCTAAAGCAAATCGCGCT comes from Bartonella sp. HY038 and encodes:
- a CDS encoding WD40 repeat domain-containing protein → MPTIAPIDIQSHCLLAGFLDDKPFFISADGVLHHLGEGEKQIEIGNGIASAKIAENGRFVLTGGEDGRLCKVNADFSVIELEKIGNKWLTAVAIGPDDAFAYGTGRVAYGNVQGKSQEMPHERSIEDLAFAPKGLRLALAHYNGVTLHWLGTESKPVSLEWKGAHTMVNFSPDGRFLVTAMQENALHGWRLADNQHLRMSGYPAKVKSWSWSSKGRYLATSGAPAAVVWPFLGKDGPMGKAPLELGTRANILVTCVACHPTEEMVAVGYEDGMVLFVRFADQKEALLRRPGQGAISSLAWDKRGERLAFGSQAGDCGIIDITG
- a CDS encoding GTP-binding protein, encoding MSEAVSEIKKIPVTVLTGYLGSGKTTLLNRILSENHGKRYAVIVNEFGEIGIDNDLIVESDEEIYEMNNGCICCTVRGDLIRVVEGLMRRPGRFDAILVETTGLADPVPVAQTFFMDEDVRSKTMLDAVVALVDAKHLPLRLKDSREAEDQIAFADIVLLNKTDLVNADELASVEATIRAINPTAVIHRTERASIDLAKVLDRGAFDLKRALDNDPYFLEHGEEGHICGPDCGHDHSHEHNHDHSHSHEHSHQHDHGHHHEHGAAIHDVTVQSVSLRSGELDPAKFFPWLQNVTQAQGPNILRLKGIIAFKGDEDRYVVQGVHMIIEGDHQRPWKDGEKRESRLVFIGRQLDAEKLKSGFEACA
- a CDS encoding alkene reductase; its protein translation is MSKLFQPFKSNTLNLKNHIVMAPLTRNRSPNNIANELNRIYYSQRASAGLIISEGTAISQEGQGYIDVPGLYSKEQLAGWKQVTSAVHEKGSKIFAQIWHVGRISHTSLQPNGGAPVAPSAIKADAHTYIRNDKGEGEFASTSEPRALRLDEISRVIEDYKRAAKGAVEEGGFDGVEIHAANGYLLDSFMRENSNKRNDDYGGSIENRIRLTLEVVEAVISEIGAHRTAIRISPVTPVNDAHDNDPQPLFDALIDELAAYDLAYIHIIEGATGADRNYQEAPYPFDYHRLRQHYRDAGGKAAWIANNGYDRAMAEKAIDSGYADLVAFGRPFIANPDFVERLKQNGPFNELKADKLYGQGVEGYTDYPTLDKA
- a CDS encoding Tex family protein, with protein sequence MSQVFDIAKIISTEVNARREQVDAAIALIDEGATIPFIARYRKEVTGGLDDTQLRLLGERLTYLRELESRRSTILQSIETQGKLTDDLRNKIAAITTKSELEDVYLPYKPKRRTRAQIARENGLAPLVDDIFNNRDKSPEVLAKSYINDKVADTKSALEGARDIIAENMSENADLLGILRQYMKDHSVLHARVVDGKQNDGAKFADYFDHSERWATVPGHRALAMLRGRNEDILALDLELDIDDPAPIKPAQKLIAKAYEIGSNLPGDLFLMDVAGWAWRVKLSLSLGLDLMREMRERADQEAIDVFARNLKDLLLAAPAGSRTTIGLDPGIRTGVKVAVIDKTGKLLETATIYPFQPRNDITGSKAVLGALIMRHKVELIAIGNGTGSRETEKLVNDLLKDVPEPKPIKVIVSEAGASVYSASELAAREFPELDVSLRGAVSIARRLQDPLAELVKIEPKSIGVGQYQHDVDQFQLAHSLDGVVEDAVNGVGVDLNTASAPLLSRVSGLGKSLAEAVVAHRDQNGPFKSRKGLLDVARLGAKAFEQCAGFLRIRDGSEPLDASSVHPEAYDVARKIVASCGRDVRDLMGDSAALKNIDPREFVSGRFGLPTIRDILSELEKPGRDPRPEFKTASFTDGIEDIKDLKVGMELEGTVTNVAAFGAFVDIGVHQDGLVHISEIADRFVKDPHEVVKAGDIVKVKVLEVDAPRKRISLSMRKENPGSGAAQLRNNHSQSHQAAPRQANANNQGKAKANRAKPQENASGGAFGAALLDAMKRKK